From a single Cotesia glomerata isolate CgM1 linkage group LG6, MPM_Cglom_v2.3, whole genome shotgun sequence genomic region:
- the LOC123267281 gene encoding uncharacterized protein LOC123267281, protein MLSVLYSDCGTNFKVLTKRSDSSSPPPPKESMEIANLLGGLRTQWKFYPPSAPHFGGKWEAGVKSVKHHLQRVIGDRLLTFEEMSTLLTQIEAISTPDPSAP, encoded by the coding sequence ATGCTCTCGGTGCTCTACAGTGACTGTGGAACTAATTTTAAAGTGCTGACAAAGAGATCAGACAGCTCTTCACCGCCGCCACCAAAGGAATCCATGGAAATCGCCAACCTCCTCGGTGGCCTTCGTACTCAGTGGAAGTTTTATCCACCTTCCGCACCTCATTTTGGAGGCAAATGGGAAGCAGGTGTGAAATCTGTCAAACATCATCTTCAACGTGTAATTGGCGATCGGCTTCTGACATTTGAAGAAATGTCCACGTTGCTTACACAAATTGAAGCTATCTCAACTCCCGACCCCTCTGCGCCCTGA